The DNA segment CTCGGTGTCTCACGCGGTCACTTCTCTCCCGTGTCCCTCCACGGCACACCGCCTCGCGTCCGGCTTAATCGTCGGACGCGGGATTCGTCCCGGTCATCACCTTTGGCCCGCCCTCCGTCATCGGACGGGGGCGGCAAATCACGGAGCCTTCCATGTTTTCCACCGATCGCGATCTGCTGGCGTATGAACCCTCGGTTTTTGCGGACGCCGCCTCGGTCGCCCTGGAACGCTGTCGCGCCAACGACGGCATCATCAGCGGGACGACGCTCAGCAGCGCGGCATCCGACTTTGCGGCGCAGGGGGTCGAGCCGAGCTGCGTGGTCGTCGCCGCCGACGTACCGCTCGAGGTCATTTCACGAACCGATGCGCACACGCTGGTCGTCTCAAAGCTGCGTCCCAACCGCGCCGACACGCCGACGCCTCCGACGGCCGGCATGGGGCTGGAAATCATCGTCCGCTCGTTCGCGCCGCAGGCAGCACTGGTTCACGATGCGCTGCTGCTGATGCTGGGGATCGATCCCGACGAGAGCGACGGCATGATCAACAAGGACATGATCGTCTCGCTTTCGGTGATGGCGCGACTGGAGACGCTGGGCACGCTGGAGCGGATTTACACCGGCGCGGTGGCGTTGACGGGAGACAACGGCGAGCTGTGGAAGAAGGCCTCGGAATATCACCGCCGCTTCGGGACGGCCTGCCGTTCCGCGCGGATTCGTCTGGACCTCGACGGTGACGGACGGGCCGACTTCACCCGCGAACTGGGCGTGTTGCGCTTCTGCCGCAGATAAAAACCCGACATCAACGCCCGCAACGGATCGCCCACACGCATCCGTCACGTCATCGAGCAAGCGCAAAGGAGATTTCTCATGCCTGCGGAAATGATGCAGCAACTGGCGCAGTTCGGCGTCGCGGGACTCATGGGCGTGCTCTGGGTCTGGGAGCGGCTGCACTCACGCAGACGCGAGGAGCAGCTCAGCGAGGCACACGAGCGGATTCTCTCCGAGCGGCAGGAGCTGCACGAAATGGTCGAGCTGGTGCGGCGGAACATCGGCGCCATCGAACGCTTCGAGCAGACCCAGACCCGGCTTCAACAACTTCTCGAAAGGATGCACGATGAAACGCGGAAACAGACGGCTTGACTGTTTGATGATCGCCGGAGGACTGGCGCTGGCGGCTTTCACCGGCTGCACCAGCCCGCCTTCGGTGGCTCCGCTGCTGCGGATCAGCGAGCAGGCGATGCGTGCGGAAGCGGAGAACCTCACCGCTGATGCCGCGAGAGATCGCGCCGGTCTGGATGCGGCGCGGGCGTCCATCGCTGACGGGTTCGATGCTGATCTGCGCGAACAGGCCGCCCCGACGACGGAGTGGATCCGTCAGGCGGCGGAAGTTTACGCGGCAGCGCGTGAGGAACTGATGCGGCAGGAACTGACCCTGGCGCAGCAGCGACAGACTCGCGCGGACAATCTCCGCGCCGCTGCACAGGCCCAGCACCGCGCGATTGAGCTGCTCGAACGGCAGGATCAGCTTCTGACCGAAATCACCGGCGCGGACCTGTGGCGTCTGCGCTTTGCCCGCCCTTCTTCCCTCCCCGCTACACAGGAGAACCGCTGATGGAAACGTCCTTCCTCCGTGATCTGGTGTCACTCCGCATCGGCCAGCGCTGGGAAAACTGGTCGCGCGCTCATCCGCATCTGGCGGCGGCGATCGACCGGGTACGCCTCATCGACTCGGTTATCACCAGCCTGCGAGAAGATCCGGAATTCATCCGGGCCATGGAACAGGCACAGGCGGATGAAAACAAGCTCCAGGCTGCGACGCAGTTGATCGCGCTGGCGGAGCGACTCATCGCGCGGTTTCTGCCCCTTTGAGCCTTCCTGACGACGAACCGCTTGCCCGGCGGCGACGGGCTGTTTAATCTTGATTCATGGCTCGTCATGTCCTGTCGCTCATTTTCGCGGCAATCCTCCTCACCGCCGTCACCGCGTGTGCCCAATGGAAAGGCGGTCCGTTCGCCAAGCTCGGCCGCGCCGTCTCATCCGATGAAGAATCGACGTGGGAGCCGCGCGTGGTGCGGCTGCGCGTCTATCCGTCATCGAGATTGGTGCAGGACGGCCAGACGACGCTGCTGGAGACGCGCATCGAACTGCTCGATGACATGGGCGATTCGCTCAAGGCGTCGGGGCACTACCACTTCGACCTGACGACGGCTCTGAAGTCGGGCGTGGTGGGATCGGGCGACCGCCTCTATTCGTGGGATGTGGCGGTGCTGACACGCAAGCAGCAGATTCAGTTTTACGATCCGATCACCCGTGCGTATCTGTTTCGCCTCAAGCTCGACGAGCCGGTGGACCCGCAGTTGGCCACGGTGCTGCGTCTGACGCTGACGAAAGCGGACGGCCAGCAATTGACGATCGAGACACCGCTGGCAGCGATGACCGGTGTCAAATAAACGGGCGGCTCTCTCTACTGCAACCCCAACGCGGCGCGGACCTGGGCGATGACATCGCGGGCGGCTGATTCCGCCGGTGCTTCGGCGATGATGCGCAGGATCGGCTCGGTGTTGCTCGGTCGGACATGAACCCACATGCCCGGCGCGGGAGATGGCCAGTCGATGCGCACGCCGTCCTGGGTGTCGATCTTTTCATCCGGCCAGCGACGGCGCAGCAGCGGGACCAGCTTTTCCGTCATGCCCGGCTGGATGTCGAGTTTTTCCTTGACGATGGCGTAGCGCGGGATGGTCGAGACGATGCGGCTGAGCGGCTCACCCCGGCGGGCGAGCAGTTCCAGGAGCAGCGCGATGCCGACGAGGCTGTCGCGGACGTGGATGACTTGGGGCCAGATCACGCCGCCGTTGCCTTCCCCCCCGATGAGCGATCCATGCCGGCGCATGGCTGCGGCGACGTTCGCCTCGCCGACGGGCGTGCGGAGGACCGTAGCGCCGGCGGCGGCGGCAATGTCATCAATCATGCGGCTGGTGGAGAGATTGGCAGCAACGGTACGCTTGCCCTGCTGAGGCTGACGCGACAAGAGGTGCATCGTCGCCAGCGCCAGCGTGTATTCTTCGCCGATGTACCGGCCCTGCTCATCGACCACCGCCAGTCGGTCAGCATCGGGATCCTGCGCCAAGCCGATGTCGCCCCGATGTTGCCGCACCGCATCGCTCAGACCGACGAGATTTTCCCGTGTCGGTTCAGGGTTATGGGGAAAGCGTCCGGTCGGCTGGGCGTAAAGATGAACCAGCTCGACGCCGAGTGCTTCGAGCATCATCGCGGTGGCGGTCCCGCCGGCGCCGTGAACGCTGTCGAGCACGACGCGCAGCCGCGGCGTGCGGCGGCGGATCGCTTCGACATCGATGTGACGGAGAATCCGATCGATGTGGACGCGATGGGTCGAGTCATCGTGAGCCAGCGTCGTCAGCGATTCCACCGGCGCGTATTGCACGTCGTCGTGTTGAAAGCGGGCGATGATGTCATTGGCCTGTTCCGGGGGCGGCGCGACGCCATCGCTGCGCAGGGCCTTGATGCCGTTCCAGATGATCGGGTTGTGACTGGCGGTGATGACCATGCCGCCATCGGCGCCCAGATGTTCCGCCATGATGGCGACGCCGGGCGTGGTGACGATCCCCAGAGTGGTGACGCGGCAGCCGACGGCGATGAGACCCGACGCGGCAGCCAGCTCGATCATCTGACCCGACGGCCGGCTGTCACGACCGAGGACCACGTGAGGGGCGGCCGATGCGCCGGCGGGCTGGCGGCTTTTGAGCCACTGGCCGAACGCCGCAGCGTACCGGGCGGCCACCGGTGGGGTCAGGGACCGCCCGATAAGTCCTCGTAAACCGCTTACACTCAGCATCAAAGGCGCATCATTCATGTCTTTTTTCCATCTGGTCGTTCAAGTTTTTCGGTCAAGGCGCGGCATGGTGATGAAGCGATTTTTTCGGTAATCGTGACCCCTGCCATTAAGCCGCGCCGGATGCTGGCCGATTTCAGATGCAGCATTCGCCCGAGGCCGCACCTGGGATTTTCATGTCCGGGGATCGGGTGTCATGCGGCAGAGGGGCCACCGGGATCAATGGAACGCATCCGTATCGGCAATCTCCAGCCGGGCAAAGTGTACGAGGAACCGCTGTTCTCCGTCACCGGCCAGAAACTGCTTAACGCCGGGGTCCAGCTCGGCGCGCAGCATATCGAAGTGATGCGTCGCCACGGCGAGCTGGAAGTCATCGTCGCCAAGGACGTGGATGAACTGGTGGCCGCGGGCATCGTCGATCAGTGCGACAGCTCCAAGCTCCAGGTCGGCCAGCAGACGAAAACCGGGCTGCTCACCAAGACCGGACAGGTTCTGGTCGAAGCGGGCGAAAAGATCGAAAGCCATCACATGGACGCGGTCGAGGCAGGCGGCGGCGCCTTCGCGTCCAAGGCTCAGGTACAGCAGCAACGCCGCGAACGCATCCTCATGGGTGACACGCTGGTCTGTGATCTCGACTCACGGCTCTCGGAAATTCCTTTGCGCGTGACCTCGGAAGCCAAGTCCGCATGGATCAAGCCCATTGACGCCTCGGACTGGCCGACGCCGGGCAAGCTCGGCGACCTGCGCGGTGACGCAGTGGAGACGCTCCGCAAACTCTACGCTCAGATCGAAGCGGGCATCACCGTGCCGCTGGAAGATTTTTCTCCGCTGGTGGCGGACTTGATCGAGCGGCTCTCGAAATACCCCTCGCGCTTCACTCAGCTCGCTCTGCTCTGTCCGCGCCGGAAGGATTACCTGCCCGATCACGCCTACACGGTGACGGTGCTGGCGATGGCGATCGCGGCGCAGCTCCGTTGGCCGATCGAAGCGGTGCGCGGCATCGGACAGGCGGGCATGATCTACGACCTGGGCATGCTGCTGGTGCCGGAGCGCGTGCGCACCGGCTCAAGCGAATTGACGGATATCGACCGCTCGCGCGTTCATCGGCATACGGTTTTTTCGCTGGCGATGATGCAGGCGGTGCAGAACGTGCCGCCGCTCCTCCAGCTCGCTTCACTCCAGCACCACGAGCGAGAGAACGGCTCAGGCTATCCGCGCGGCACGAGACGGGAGAACACCTGCGATTACGCCCGTGTGCTCGCCGTCGCCGACTCTTTCGCCGCTTCCACCGAGCCG comes from the Phycisphaeraceae bacterium genome and includes:
- the glmM gene encoding phosphoglucosamine mutase, giving the protein MNDAPLMLSVSGLRGLIGRSLTPPVAARYAAAFGQWLKSRQPAGASAAPHVVLGRDSRPSGQMIELAAASGLIAVGCRVTTLGIVTTPGVAIMAEHLGADGGMVITASHNPIIWNGIKALRSDGVAPPPEQANDIIARFQHDDVQYAPVESLTTLAHDDSTHRVHIDRILRHIDVEAIRRRTPRLRVVLDSVHGAGGTATAMMLEALGVELVHLYAQPTGRFPHNPEPTRENLVGLSDAVRQHRGDIGLAQDPDADRLAVVDEQGRYIGEEYTLALATMHLLSRQPQQGKRTVAANLSTSRMIDDIAAAAGATVLRTPVGEANVAAAMRRHGSLIGGEGNGGVIWPQVIHVRDSLVGIALLLELLARRGEPLSRIVSTIPRYAIVKEKLDIQPGMTEKLVPLLRRRWPDEKIDTQDGVRIDWPSPAPGMWVHVRPSNTEPILRIIAEAPAESAARDVIAQVRAALGLQ